Genomic segment of Deltaproteobacteria bacterium:
AGCTTTCTTCCCCTAATCTTAATGTTCGTGGTTTTTTATTTTCTGCTGATTTGGCCGCAGCAGAAGAAGTCGAAAGCCCACCGCCAGGTTCTGGCCAGCCTGCAGAAAGGCGACAGCGTCGTGACGGCCTCGGGGATTTACGGGACGATCACCGGCATCACGGACACGGTGGTCACACTGGAAATCGCCGAAAAAGTCCGCATCAAGCTTGCCCGTAACTCCATCGCGGGCAAGGTCCAAAGTCAAGTTTGATTTTGAAGCGGAGAAGCCTTTAAAGGAGATAAAAATATGCGGCGAAGTATTCAATGGCGAGCCGGGTTGATTCTCTTGCTCCTGGCTCTCTCAATCCTTTTCCTCACCCCCACGCTCATCGACCCTCTCCCGCAATGGTGGAGAAAAGTTCTTCCCGTGGAGAAGATTCATTTAGGGTTGGATCTTCGGGGAGGAATGCATCTGCTGCTCGAGGTGGAAGTTCAGAAGGCCGTTGAAAGTGCGATGGACAAATACGCCAGCGACATCAAAGACACCCTGACCAAGAAAGACATTTCTTTCCAACAAGTAGAACGGAATTCCGCAGGAAAGATCTCCGTTCTTCTGACCGACACCAAAGCCAACGACCGTTTCAACCTTATTCGTTCCGACCAGTTTGCCAACTTGAAGGTAGCCTCTTTCCTCGAACGAGAAGGAAAATATCAGTACCTTCTGGAATTGAACCCGAAAGAGGTTAAGTCCATCGAGGACTCGGCCATCCGGCAAGGGCTGGAAACG
This window contains:
- the yajC gene encoding preprotein translocase subunit YajC: MFNDLAYAMGGLPGGGGGASGLGSFLPLILMFVVFYFLLIWPQQKKSKAHRQVLASLQKGDSVVTASGIYGTITGITDTVVTLEIAEKVRIKLARNSIAGKVQSQV